From the genome of Mucilaginibacter paludis DSM 18603:
CTGGTGGTATACCATCTAAGTGGAAACGGCCTATGGTGCGGTTTTGAGCTGCCATTGGGCGTTCGCCTTGTAAAATGTGAATCTCAACCGAAGGCTGGCTATCAGATGCGGTTGAAAAAGTTTCCGACTTTTTAGATGGAATAGTTGTGTTTGATTCGATCAGTTTAGTCATCACGCCACCCATAGTTTCAATACCTAATGAAAGCGGGGTAACATCTAACAACAACACATCCTTAACATCACCTGATAATACACCACCTTGAATGGCAGCACCAATAGCTACTACTTCGTCAGGGTTAACACCTTTTGAAGGAGCCTTGCCAAAGAATTTTTGTACTGCATCTTGTATAGCAGGGATACGGGTTGAACCACCTACCAGGATAATCTCGTCGATATCCGATACGCTTAAACCAGCATTTTTCAAAGCTGTTTTACAAGGCTCAATAGTACGTTTAATTAAGCTATCAGCTAATTGCTCAAATTTAGCGCGGGTTAAAGTTTTAACCAAGTGCTTAGGCATACCGTCAACCGCTGTAATGTATGGCAGGTTAATTTCGGTAGTAGTTGAGCTTGAAAGTTCAACCTTAGCTTTTTCAGCTGATTCTTTTAAACGTTGTAACGACATCGGGTCACGACGCAGGTCAAAACCTTCGTCATTTTTAAACTCGTCTGCCATCCAGTCAATAATAACCTGGTCAAAATCGTCACCACCTAAGTGAGTATCACCGTCGGTTGATTTTACTTCGAACACGCCATCACCTAATTCAAGTACAGATACGTCATGAGTACCACCACCGCAGTCAAACACAACAATTTTCATGTCCTTGTGCGCTTTGTCCAGGCCGTAAGCAAGGGCGGCGGCAGTAGGCTCGTTAATAATACGGCGTACTTTTAAACCAGCGATTTCACCGGCTTCTTTAGTGGCCTGGCGTTGAGCATCGTTAAAATAAGCCGGAACGGTAATAACCGCTTCAGTTACTTCGTGTCCTAAGAAATCCTCAGCAGTTTTCTTCATTTTCTGAAGGATCATAGCTGAAATTTCCTGAGGAGTATATTTACGGTCGTCAATTTCAACACGTGGAGTGTTGTTGTCGCCTTTAACTACTTTATAAGGTACGCGTTCAGCTTCTTTTGTAACCTCGTTAAACTGGTTACCCATAAAACGTTTGATCGAAGAGATCGTTTTTGTTGGGTTAGTGATGGCCTGACGTTTAGCAGGGTCACCAACTTTACGTTCGCCGTTGTCAACAAATGCAACAACTGATGGCGTTGTACGTTTCCCCTCACTGTTAGCAATAACTACAGGCTCGTTACCTTCCATTACAGCTACACAGGAGTTTGTTGTTCCTAAGTCGATTCCAATGATTTTAGACATATGATTGATTTTACTATATTGAATAATTGTTTTAC
Proteins encoded in this window:
- the dnaK gene encoding molecular chaperone DnaK; the encoded protein is MSKIIGIDLGTTNSCVAVMEGNEPVVIANSEGKRTTPSVVAFVDNGERKVGDPAKRQAITNPTKTISSIKRFMGNQFNEVTKEAERVPYKVVKGDNNTPRVEIDDRKYTPQEISAMILQKMKKTAEDFLGHEVTEAVITVPAYFNDAQRQATKEAGEIAGLKVRRIINEPTAAALAYGLDKAHKDMKIVVFDCGGGTHDVSVLELGDGVFEVKSTDGDTHLGGDDFDQVIIDWMADEFKNDEGFDLRRDPMSLQRLKESAEKAKVELSSSTTTEINLPYITAVDGMPKHLVKTLTRAKFEQLADSLIKRTIEPCKTALKNAGLSVSDIDEIILVGGSTRIPAIQDAVQKFFGKAPSKGVNPDEVVAIGAAIQGGVLSGDVKDVLLLDVTPLSLGIETMGGVMTKLIESNTTIPSKKSETFSTASDSQPSVEIHILQGERPMAAQNRTIGRFHLDGIPPAPRGVPQIEVTFDIDANGILHVSAKDKATGKEQKIRIEASSGLTDAEIKKMKDEAEANADADKKAKEEVEKLNAADALIFSTEKQLKEYGDKIPADKKAPIESGLEKLKAAYSAKNIADIDAVQAELQNAWNAASEDMYKASADGGQAQPGAEQAAGNPQGAAGDAVTDVDFEEVK